A single region of the Prionailurus bengalensis isolate Pbe53 unplaced genomic scaffold, Fcat_Pben_1.1_paternal_pri Un_scaffold_89, whole genome shotgun sequence genome encodes:
- the LOC122478554 gene encoding LOW QUALITY PROTEIN: uncharacterized protein LOC122478554 (The sequence of the model RefSeq protein was modified relative to this genomic sequence to represent the inferred CDS: inserted 5 bases in 3 codons; deleted 5 bases in 3 codons; substituted 5 bases at 5 genomic stop codons): MGQTQTTPLSIMINHFKDVRGRANNLSVEVQKGRWQVFCSSEWPTFNVGWPPEGTFDLPTIHRVRSIISQPKMGHLDQLLYIITWRDLVEDPASWLKPFLAPLPPEPKPILALQGTKKKKSLTQPSAPLYPVLQGGTEEELIFPPPYNPSRMPEEHHPPCPGEADAVPRAGGRNAPVGSRPFTRQRAQREQSASAADSTVLPLXGTGPPDAEGNQPHHYWPFAISDLYNXKAQNPKFSEKPAGLIDLLDSVLFTHQPTWDDCQKLLQVLFTTEERERILNGARKLVPGADGNPTTNQAQIDASFPLTRPQWDFNMAQGKERLRVYRQTLMGGLRMAARKPTNLAKVGNVQQGKDESPAAFLERSMKAFRTYTPRDPEAPERKAAVIMAFVNQWAIDIRRKLQKIDRXQEKKVCNLLVVAEKVYNNREPPEDKQARAMAAVSSKQTRDLDRILLTAISGSWQTTQEKVKEPQRGGKQRLQKDQCAYCKEIGHWARDCPKRASGKGSKTDRVKVLELDELSDXGSQGSDPLTEPRVTLKVEGTPVDFLVDIGAQHSVLHTPQGKLASKKSWVQGATGMSQYSWTTRRTVDLGTGRVSHSFMVIPECPYPLLGWDLLTKIGAQITFRQGGPQVTDGKGYPIQVLTMKLDEYHLHQEALPREDNIDRWLQEFPSVWAETGGIGLAAHRTPVLVELKPGESPVRIKQYPMSQEARKGIQPHIRRLQSLGVLVPCQSPWNTPLLPVKKPHTNDYRLVQDLREVNKRVTDIHATVPSPYTLLSSLAPSRVWYTVLDLKDAFFSLLLAPQSQPLFAFEWHDPEEGYSGQLTWTWLPQGFKNSPTIFDEALHEDLGEYRREHPGLTLLQYVDDILIAGDMAKGCERGTQDLLATLGALGYRASTKKAQICRERVSYLGYILEGGQRWLSDARKETVLKIPTPTSXREAREFLGSAGYCCLWVPGFAEIARPLYEATKEEKTFKWAEKEETAFNQLKKALLSAPALGLPDITKPFHLFVDEHKGIAKGVLTXGPWNRPVAYLSKKLHPVAAGWPPCLRIIAATALLVKDADKLTLGREIWITTPHAIEGVLKQPPDRWMSNTHMTHYQSLLLNPPRVRFHPSAALNPATLLPDPDLGAPLRDCRXILEQVHGFQTDLTNWPLPDAEATWFTDDSSFVRDGHRYAGAVVVTETDTVWVEALPSGTSAQRAELIALTKALMLGARKWLNLPDLGDPVSPAQPKYSQEELQWIKKLPMAQEIKGWWYTPNKELVLPDRLGVSILEHVHRSTHLGAXKLKDLIRHARIKIHQQDTKIEQVVSACKTCQLTNARATSNKKGTRLRGTRPGAQWEADFTEVKPGKYGYKYLLVFTDTFSGWVETYPTKHETAQTVAKKLLEDILPRYGFPAMVGSDNGPAFISQATQAVAKAVGANWKLHCAYRPQSSGQVERMNRTLKETLTKLTMETGGDWVTLLPYALCRVRNTPYTLGFTPYEIMFGRPPPVIPNLRAELLTEFKDQELFLSLRGLQKAHEDIWLRLRAIYGAGPTLTPHQHRPGDWVYVKRHHRETLEPHWKGPYIVVLTTPTALKVEGIATWVHHTHVRPADPSSIWKDFVT; encoded by the exons atgggacagactcagactactcctctaagtattatgattaatcactttaaggatgtgaggggaagagctaacaacctcagcGTGGAAGTCCAAAAGGGTCGATGGCAGgttttttgttctagcgagtggccaactttcaatgtcggatggccaccagaggggacctttgacctccctaccatccaccgagtcaggagtatcatctctcagcctaagatgggccatcttgatcagctcctttacattatcacttggcgggaccttgtagaagacccagCCTCTTGGCTTAAGCCTTTCCTAGCCCCACTCCCTccagagccaaaacccattcttgctttgcaggggacaaagaagaagaaaagtcttacacagccttcagcacccctctaccctgtcctacaaggggggactgaagaagaattaatttttcctcccccgtataacccctctaggatgccggaagaacaccatcctccctgTCCGGGGGAGGCAGATgctgttccgagagcgggaggcAGAAACGCTCCGGTGGGAAGCCgaccctttaccagacaaagggctcagagggagcaatccgcctccgccgccgactcCACTGTTCTGCCCCTGTGAGGCACtggacccccagacgcggaggggaatcagccccatcactattggccttttgccattagtgacctctacaattagaaagctcagaatcctaagttttctgagaaaccggcagggcttattgatttattagactctgttctttttacccatcagcccacgtgggacgattgccagaagcttttgcaggtcctgttcacgactgaagaaagagaaagaatcctcaatggggcccgaaaactagttccaggagcagacgggaatcccaccaccaaccaggctcagatagatgcctccttccccttaactcggccccagtgggatttcaacatggcacaaggtaaggagaggctccgggtctaccgccagactctaatggggggt ctccgaatggctgctagaaagccaaccaatttggccaaggtaggaaatgtacaacagggaaaagatgaatctccggctgcctttttagaacggagCATgaaggcattccgtacctatacccccagggatccagaggctccggaaaggaaggcagctgttatcatggcctttgtaaaccaatgggccatagacattaggagaaaattacagaaaatagatag ccaggagaaaaaagtctgcaacttactggtggtagccgaaaaggtatataataaccgggagcctcctgaggacaagcaggctcgcgccatggcggctgtcagcagtaagcagactcgagacctggacagaatactacta accgccatctctggcagctggcagacgacgcaagaaaaggtaaaggaaccacaaaggggggggaagcagaggctgcagaaagatcagtgtgcatactgcaaggagatagggcattgggcccgggATTGTCCAAAAAGGGCcagcgggaagggaagcaagactgatcgagtaaaagtcctagagctagatgaactaagtgattaggggagtcagggttcggaccctctcaccgaacccagggtaactcttaaagtggaggggacccctgtggacttccttgtcgacatcggagcacaacattcggtcctccacaccccacaaggaaaactagccagcaagaagtcctgggtacaaggggcaactggtatgagccagtattcatggactacccgaagaacggTAGATTTGGGGACGGgacgggtatcccactcctttatggtaataccagaatgcccctacccgctgttaggatgggacttactgaccaagattggagctcagataactttcagacaaggggggcctcaggtcaccgatggcaagggctaccccatccaggtcctgaccatgaaactggatgAATACcacctccaccaggaggcgctcccaagagaggataatatagacagatggctacaagaattcccctcggtttgggcagagacc GGGGGGATAGGACTAGCCGCTCACAGGACCCcggtcctggtagagctcaagccaggagagagtccggtaaggatcaaacaataccccatgtctcaggaggcccggaaggggatccagccacacatccggagactacaaagcctaggggtactagttccttgccagtctccctggaacacccccctactgccggtcaaaaagcctcacacaaatgactaccgactggtacaagacctccgggaagtaaataagagggtcacgGACATACACGCAACTGTTCCCagcccatatactctcttgagctccttggcgccctccagggtctggtatactgtactggatttaaaggacgccttcttcagtctgctgctggcaccccagagccaacccttgtttgccttcgagtggcatgatccggaggagggctacagtgggcaactcacctggacatggctacctcagggattcaaaaattcacccaccatcttcgacgaggcactacacgaggacctgggtgagtacagaagggagcaccctggcctcaccctcctacagtatgtagatgacatcctgattgctggcGACATGGCCAAAggctgtgagcgagggacccaggacctgctggctaccctgggggccctAGGGTACCGGGCATCcacgaagaaggctcagatatgcagggagagggtaagttacctgggatatatcctggagggcggacagcggtggttatcagatgccagaaaagaaactgtcctaaagatccctactcccacctcctgAAGAGAAGCAAGGGAATTCTtaggatcagccggctactgctgcctctgggttccaggttttgctgagattgccaggcccctatatgaagctactaaagaggagaaaacatttaaatgggctgaaaaagaagaaactgcctttaatcagttaaaaaaggccctcctaagtgccccagccctgggcctaccagacattacgaagcccttccacctctttgtagacgaacataagggaatagcaaaaggggttctaa taggcccctggaaccgcCCAGTGGCTTACCTGTCCAAGAAACTAcacccagtggctgccggctggccgccatgcctaagaattattgcggcgacagcactcctagtcaaggacgcagacaaactgaccctaggacgggagatctggatcacgaccccacacgccattgaaggggtcctgaaacagcctcctgatagatggatgagcaacacacatatgactcattaccagagcctcctactcaaccctccacgagtgcggttccaccccagtgcagccctcaatcctgcaaccctgctgcccgaccctgacctaggtgctccactacGTGACTGcag aatcctggaacaagtacatggattccagACGGACCTGACCAACTggcccctccccgatgccgaggctacttggttcactgatgacAGCAGCTTTGTGCGAGACGGACACAGGTATGCAGGTGCAGTGGTGGTCACCGAAACGGACACTGTATGGGtggaggctctaccctccggaacgtcagcccagcgagcagagctcatagccctcaccaaggcgctgatgctgggagctaGAAAATGGCTTAAC CTACCAGACTTGGGAGACCCAGTTTCACCAGCCCagcccaaatactcccaggaggagttacagtggatcaagaaactccccatggcccaggagataaagggatggtggtatacacctaacaaggagcttGTGCTGCCAGACCGgctcggagtctcaatattagagcatGTGCATCGGTCTACTCACCTGGGGgcctgaaaattaaaagacttaatccgacatgccagaatcaagattcaccaacaggacaccaaaatagagcaagttgtatctgcctgcaagacctgccaactcaccaatgcgagagccacatcaaataaaaaaggaaccaggctcagaggcaccagaccgggagcaCAATGGGAAgccgacttcactgaagtcaaaccaggaaagtatggttataaataccttttagtatttacagacaccttctctggctgggtggagacatacccaaccaagcatgaaacggctcagacagtggctaagaagctactagaagacatcttacccaggtatggttttcctgccatggtaggatcagacaatggaccagcttttatctcgcaggcaacacaggcagtagccaaggcggtgggggcaaactggaaattacattgtgcttataggccccagagctcaggacaagtagaaagaatgaatagaaccctaaaagaaacccttaccaaattaaccatggagactggtggggactgggtgactctcctaccgtatGCCCTTTgccgggttagaaacactccttacactctgggttttactccctacgagatcatgtttggcaggccaccccctgttattcccaaccttcgagctgaacttcttactgagtttaaagatcaagaactttttctttccttgagagggctCCAGAAGGCGCATGAGGACATTTGGCtgcgcctccgtgccatctacggGGCCGGCCCAACCCTGACACCTCACCAGCACAGGCcaggagactgggtctacgttaagaggcaccaccgagagaccctCGAGCCGcactggaagggaccctacatcgtggtgctgACAACACCCACCGCTCTCAAAGTAGAAGGCAttgcgacctgggtccatcacacccacgttcggccagcggacccctcctcgatctgGAAGGACTTCGTCACGTGA